Genomic window (Oryza sativa Japonica Group chromosome 3, ASM3414082v1):
TTCTTCTCTTTTTATATCTATAGCATCAGTCGATCATTGAAAAACGTTACTATTAGTTATCCAGACTTAACGGCTCGCTGGTTATCCTCGTCGCGACGTGGAAGAAACGCGAGCTGCTGGAGACGGGAGACGAAGTTGTGCGGTGCCTACATGCTATAAGAGCACCGTGATCCACCGAAGCAACTCTTCTCTCGGGCGAAGGGCAGGGCACAACACAACCGCGCGGCAGCTCTGACTCCGGTGGTTTTCCCGAGAGCTGCCGGTTTTAAACGCGTTTCAGCACCAACAAAGCAAGGGCAAAGCCCAAGCCCACCACCAAGTCTCCGACCACTaaacttgcaaaaaaaaaaaaagaaacacaaaaaaaatgtcaatCCAAGCTAATCCCCTCATCAAAACCCTAGCCTTGTCGCCTCGTCGGCggatggcgccgccggcgccggcgacggcgcggcgcccgATGGCGGCCGTCCGCTGCTCCGCGGCGAAGAGGAGCTACAACGTCACGCTCCTCCCCGGTGACGGCATCGGCCCGGaggtggtcgccgtcgccaagGACGTCCTCTCCCTCGCCGGCGCTCTCGAAGGCAAGGCTTCGAATCAATCTCTCTcactctcgctctctctcggcCCTACGCGTTAGCCCCCGATTGCTAGCAGCAGTATGACCCCCCTTGTTGTTTCCTTCCGCCACAGGCGTCGAGTTCCGCTTCCAGGAGAAGCTgatgggcggcgcggcggtggatgCGTACGGCGTGCCGCTCCCGGAGGAGAcgctcgcggcggcgcaggcgtcgGACGCCGTCCTCCTCGGCGCCATAGGAGGGTGAGCGGTTTGTTCGACTAGAAATGTAGATGCCGCAGCAGTACCCGCAGAGAGTTTGTTTTCGGCTGGGTCAGAATTCGCGTTCTGACTTCCGGGATAGTTTGATACAATGCTGTGCTTTGTAGGTATAAGTGGGATAACAATGAGAAGCACCTCAAGCCAGAGACTGGGTTGCTCCAGATACGCGCTGGGCTTGGCGTCTTTGCTAATCTGAGGCCAGCTGCAGTGTTGCCTCAGGTATATCCTACTCCCACCTTAGTTCAGTTCAGTGCAATTCGCTTGATCAGTATTATTCGTTTAAATAGCGACATCTTTTTAGTTGCTTTGAGCTTTATGGAGTTGAAATGATGGTAGAACATCTCCTGAAGTAATCTGTGCCAATGCCAATTTTGAACAATTACCACGATCTGGGGTATCTGAATTGACTGCTGAACTGTCTCGGACATTCAAGGTTGTAACTACATTAGTGCATGCGATGCTGCTATTAATAGATAGGGAAAACTATGTCAGTAACCTTCAAACATCCGTATTTAATTTAAACAAATAACAATGCAAATGAAGCTTGTCTTCACAATGGCACTGTGAAGGCATATTATGGCATATTACACCATGATGAATGGTAAAATGACAGTGATTTCTTTCCCTGTAGTGGCTAGTAATGGACACTTACCAGAAATGGGTGTGGAAGGAGTGTTTCATATTCAAAAGAATATGACGGGATATTCCAAAagatttttgtttgtttttttccttctgtAATGTCGTTTTGAAGTTAGCTCCAGTTGCAATGTCATTCCTTCCTCTAAATATGCATGCTTATATAGAGCTGGCTTAATTTTCTCTAGTTCTCCTTTTTCACTAAATATGCATTGCCTGCCCATTCCATTATATTATGTTGTCATCAACCACAAAAGAAATCTATTatgaattatatttttaaattataatcCATGATGGATGTACAGATGTAGTATACCAACTTCATGTAGGCAATCTTGATTTCGTTTGGAAAATTACTAATGGTGAATATAATACTGTTTGACTGCATATATTCTAGGACATATATATTTAGTGATAGGGAAAGTAGTTAATATcaatcttcattttttttaatgtttatgTACTAGCTATGCTGCCCCTATATTCCTATAGTATTCAAGAGGACTACCTGTAGTTATTTTTTCCTTTGAGCTAATTATCTCTTTAGTTAGTAGATGCATCTACTTTGAAAAAAGAAGTAGCTGAAGGAGTCGACATCATGGTTGTTAGAGAGCTTACAGGAGGTAATATTAATTAAGGAGCATGGAGGTTTCTCATTAATTTTTCATATTGATACTTCATATACATTCTTATGGAACTTGTTACAACATTTGCCTGGCAGGAATATACTTCGGCCAACCTAGGGGTTTTGGAAAGAACGACAAAGGAGAAGACACTGGCTTCAACACTGAAGTATATTCAGCTTCTGAGGTGATTCTATCCTTCATTACATATTTTAGCATCTTGCTCCACTGAAAAGTTATTTCTTGGACAAGTCATAGTCCCACATGGGTGGTGGTGCCAGGAATGTGCATGGCTAAACTTCAAATACAGCTTCGACATTTATTTTCTCACAAATATCTGTCTAGACATGATATCTGGTCACGTGTCTGTATTTAATTGCAAACTAAGAAATGTTcatttaatattattttttttaagaatgcaTTCACCTCCAACAATTTTAtgtgttcatggaattttgcTTGATCCCCAGATTGATCGAATCACACGTGTTGCATTTGAGGTTGCTCGCAAGAGGCGCGGGAAGCTTTGCTCAGTAGACAAAGCGAATGTGCTTGAGGTACTTCAAGATACATTTATGTTGTGAAACTTCATGTTGGAGTATATGTTGTATGGAAGTGTTCCTTGATCCTTTCTGTTTGACTTGATTCTTAAACTGAGCATGGACGCTATAACAAACATGTATGTGGTTGTCATATGATTGCGAAATAAAAAGTACAAACATAGATTTGGTGTTTCTATCTTGGATACTTAATTGGATTCACATATCATTACTTATCATTTTTCTAACACTTGTAAATCCCTTGAAAGGTTAAAAAGGTTTGTTTTTGATCTGTTGTTTAACATGGCTCTTTCATTCTTATATTATTGTAGGCATCTATGCTTTGGAGAAAACGGGTGACTTCATTAGCTTCTGAATTCCCTGACATTGAGCTGTCGCACATGTATGTTGATAATGCAGCAATGCAGCTTATTAGGAATCCTAAGCAGGTTTGTTTCTTTTATATGCAACTTATTGCACCTTGCTGAGAAAGCGAGCATTAACCCACTGAATTCCCTGCAATGTTGCAGTTTGACACAATTGTCACAAACAATATTTTTGGTGACATATTGTCTGATGAAGCATCAATGCTTACTGGAAGCATTGGAATGCTCCCATCTGCCAGTGTTGGTGAATCGGTAATGCATGGCCAAAACTTCTCTGCATTTTTTAGACACTGATTTTTTGATGAAAATGATGGATGTATGACAGCTAAGTATTCTCCTTTTGTATGCAGGGACCAGGTCTTTTTGAGCCTATTCATGGTTCTGCGCCCGACATTGCTGGGCAGGTT
Coding sequences:
- the LOC4333613 gene encoding 3-isopropylmalate dehydrogenase 2, chloroplastic, which encodes MSIQANPLIKTLALSPRRRMAPPAPATARRPMAAVRCSAAKRSYNVTLLPGDGIGPEVVAVAKDVLSLAGALEGVEFRFQEKLMGGAAVDAYGVPLPEETLAAAQASDAVLLGAIGGYKWDNNEKHLKPETGLLQIRAGLGVFANLRPAAVLPQLVDASTLKKEVAEGVDIMVVRELTGGIYFGQPRGFGKNDKGEDTGFNTEVYSASEIDRITRVAFEVARKRRGKLCSVDKANVLEASMLWRKRVTSLASEFPDIELSHMYVDNAAMQLIRNPKQFDTIVTNNIFGDILSDEASMLTGSIGMLPSASVGESGPGLFEPIHGSAPDIAGQDKANPLATILSAAMLLRYGLGEENAAKRVEAAVTETLNNGFRTGDIYSPGTTLVGCKRMGEEVLKTVESQSAVALNS